The Metallosphaera hakonensis JCM 8857 = DSM 7519 genome includes the window CCGTTCCTGTAGAGGGATCTCTGCTCCTCCCAATGTAAGAAAACTCCCTTTGAAAAATGTGAAAGGATCGAGACGGCCTTTCCTTTGGTTACTATCCTGTCCTGACTCTCAAGTGTAAATATTGTGGAGCCCTTAGTCCATTGAGCAAATGATGGAAATAGTGAGTGATTTGAACCAGTAGCCAATGTAATATCATACTTGGGCAATGAAAAGGACTGGGATATGGCCCTAGATGCCTTAGGAATAGTCGATAGATTTGAGCCTGTAGGTTCTCGGGGCTTGCTAACTTCATAGATTTTTTCGGCGTATGGAGATAACAAGTTCCTGGAGTTTAGATCACCTTCAGGGATAACGAAGTCAACCTTAAATGGCATGTACTCTGCCACTGCCCTAGCGAAACCTGTATGTCCTCCACCGCTAGCAATTACTAGAAGTCTCTTCATGTTTGAAGTATAAGATTTTTACCTGTCCGGTTTATTAAAGGCTAACATGGAGTCGTACAGAGGATTATGGTTGAAGGGAGCCATAATAATGGCACTAAACATGATTGAAGAAGGTTTAACTCCAGTTGAAATAGGTTTAGGTGAAAGGGACTTTTACATAGACCTTGAGTCAGAAACTGCTCTTTCCTTACAGGAGGCTGAGAGATTCGCTCAGGCCAAGAGTCATAGTTTTGAAATCAAAGACGGAGTCATAAATAGTAACGGGAAGCAAATAATAGTGCAGGGAGACGCTAGCCCTTCCGGCGATCCAAAGTACTATAAAGTTCTAAACATATCGGTACATCATCCATCAGCCGGAGTTCAACTGGTCAGGATCAGAGGTGTTTCGTTTGAAACCAAGGAACAGTTAGAGGATTATTTGCAATGGCTAGAGAAAGCCTCGGAAACCGATCATAGGATAATTGGGGAGAGAATGGATCTCTTCAGCTTTCACGATGAGTCAGGCCCTGGCTTGGTCCTTTTTCACCCGAAGGGACAGCTAATAAGAAACGAAATGATAAATTATATGAGGGAAATTAACGACTCGATGGGATATCAGGAGGTTTACACGTCCCATGTGTTCAGGACAGTACTTTGGAAAATCAGCGGGCATTACGAGGCTTATAGGGATAAAATGCTGATATTTCAAAAGGACGATGACGAACTTGGAATAAAGCCAATGAACTGCCCTGCTCACATCCTCATCTATAAATCGAGAGTGAGAAGTTATAGGGATCTCCCTCTTAGGTTTTCTGAGTTTGGAAATGTGTACAGATGGGAGAAAAAAGGAGAGCTATATGGGCTACTGAGAACTAGAGGGTTCACTCAGGACGATGGGCATATTTTCTTGAGGGAAGATCAAATTAAAGAGGAAATAAGAAAGCTGGTTACCAAGACGCTCGACGTACTTGGAAAGTTTGGTTTCAGCGGGGATGACGTTAGGATTAATCTTAGCACTAGACCAGACGAGAGCATTGGAACTGATGAGCAGTGGGATAAGGCTACCAAGTCGCTTCTTGATGTGCTGAAGGAGCTTGGTACCCCCTTTGTGGTAAAGGAGAAAGAAGGTGCATTCTATGGCCCTAAGATAGACTTCGATATAAGGGATAGCTTAAACAGATGGTGGCAGCTATCAACTATTCAAGTTGACTTCAATCTACCTGAAAGGTTTAAGCTAGAATACGTTGACGAAAATGGCAATAAAAGGAGACCAGTAATAGTTCATCGTGCTATTTACGGATCCTTAGATAGGATGATAGCTATTCTACTTGAGCATTTCAGAGGCAAATTGCCTACCTGGTTAGCCCCTGTTCAGATTAGAGTGTTACCCATAAGTGAAGACAACGTAGAATATGCCAATAAAGTGGCCGAAGTCCTCAGAGAAAATAGGGTTAGGACTGAGTTAGATCTAACCGGGGACACGCTCTCCAAGAGAATAAAGAGAGGATATGACGATGGCGTTCCATATATGTTAATCCTAGGCAAAAAAGAGTCGTCAGAGGAAAAGGTAACAGTGAGAGCTAGAGGTAATATTGAGGTCAGGGGAGTTCCTCTTTCTAGGTTCGTCAAGGAAGTTCTAGAGGAAATAAAAACTAGAGATGTTGAAAATTCAGCTATAAAGAGGATACAGGGATGATAAAATATGGACTTTTTATGAGCCCATTAGGGCCCATCTCAGTAGCCTCAGAAAATGACGAGATAGTGATGCTAGATTTTTGTAAATGCGTTGAAACGACGCTTGTAGATAATAATAGTTTCAGGATCCTTTTTGACAGACTCAGGAATTACTTTGAAGGTAAGAAAGTTGAATTCGACGATATACCGGTGAAGATGCCCCAAAACCATTTTCGAGCCAGAGTATTTAAAGAGGTCCGAAAGGTCAAATGGGGTCAGTTAGTTAGATATAAAGACATTGCAGACTCCCTTGGAACATCACCTAGAGCTGTTGGAATGGCTCTTTCAAAAAACTCTGTGCTAATAATAATTCCGTGTCATAGGGTAGTGGCAGAAAATGGACTAGGTGGATATTCTAGGGGAATTGGTTTAAAAAAGAAATTATTAATTTTGGAGGGACATAACTTCACCGAGTCGGTATGAGCTCGACTTCCTCCGATTGATCTATGTACCAGTCTCTTATAGCCTTCTCTATGCCCTTATCCCTAAGTTCTTTCAGCATCTGATTAAAATGTTCTATTGCTAAATCTTGACAATCATTCGGCAATCTTGATATTAATTCATTTACTATTTTTCGAATTATATTTACTTCCTCTGGTTCCATTGGTAAGTGTCTCAACTTAAAACCAGAGAGACCATATCGTTACTGACTTTCTAGACCAGGCTCAGGTTCACTCATAGGTAGTTTGTATCTAATGTGTTTGAGACTTAGTCAAGAAGGGGCAATTTCCTCATCTATGATTAGTCAAAATCCACGCACGTAAGAGATCTTATGTGATACTATGTTTACAGTGGTGTTACACCAATTTTACTCATTAAGAGGAAATTTCTTAAACACGGTTATATCTCTCGTTAAGTTGGAGAAATACGTTCAATTACGATGTAATGAACGAGAAAGATTGAATTAATTGCGAAGAAAGCGAGAGGAGACGTGTTTTCCCGCGTGCTGTAATACTAAATGTCTAGTATTATCAAGTGGGGTGGAGTTGAGGGAGAAAAGATTTAAGCGAGGGACCCCAGAGCCCCAATATGCAAACCATGTTAAGCGGAGTACAAGTTCCCGTGTACTCCCAAGAGAGGTTGGAGTCCCTCGCTCAAGTTATGGCATTGGAGCAGTTTAAACTTATCTCCCCCAATCCCGAGAAGCTGGTCCAGGCAGCTCCTTCCCTACTTCAGGGGAACAGGGGGAAGGACTACGTGTACCTCACGAGGTTGGGAGAGGGGTTGGGCTCGCTTGTGGGCAAGACCTTCACGTTCTGGGACCAGTGCGGGAAGGTGGGTAAGGGGAAGTTCGGGACCGTGCTTGCAGTCGACGAGAGCGGGCTCACGGTGGGGGAGAAGGGGGAGTTGGAGGCCTTGAGGGATGGAGTTGGGCTCATCCCGTGGAGGAGGAAGGGAGTGAAGGCCAGGAGCGTGGACTTAGTTCACCCAGTGAGGTGTTCCCTCATGCTCCAGTTCGCCGACCTGAGAGGAGAGAGCCCTTCCCTCTTCCTCCTCCACTCGGTGCAAGAGGTCGTGAAGCACGTGGAGGTAGATTACGTGCTCGCAGACGCGGGTTTCCTCAACTTCCAGGTACTGAGGGAGATGCCCGTGAAGGTCGTGGTGAGGGGGAAGTCCGGGTTGAAGGGCTTTCAGCAGCTCTCCTCCCTTCGTCTCCAGGAGAGCGTAAGGAAGGTGGAAGACAGGACTTACGTGGCGTACAGGGAGCTGGAGCTCGACGGCCTCTACTACTACGACGTGGTCTACGTGAAGGACAAGGAGAGGCCCAGGCACTTCACCTTCGTCACCAACTTCAAGGGCGACCCCTACACCATAGCTGAACTCTACAGGCTAAGGTGGCAGATCGAGGAGGGCTTCAAGGTAAGGAAGGCCAGGATAGAGCTGGTGAGGAAGCTCAGGAACAAGGTCTTCCTCTTCCTCTACTACACGATACTGGACAACGCGTGGAACCTGTTCAACCGTGTCGTCTTCGGCTACATCACTCCAGGCAAGAAGTTCATCTCCTTCGACTCCTTCATCAAACTTCTCTAAAAACCGGGGCGTGCAGGGTGGGCTATGCACGCCCTCCCAACCACGTGAGAAAAATTCAGAATCCACTGATCCTGATCGAATATACTGGCTAAATATGTCTAAAAATACTTAAACATGTTATGTTTCATTATGTTTAATCAATATTTACTCTATATCAATCAATGATTAAAAGTACAAACTATATATCATCTAGATGAACTTAATTGGTGAAACACCACTGCTATGTTTAGTGAGGAAAACCGGGATAGAGACAGTTTAATTGCATTATCATCATTGTGTTGAAGATTGCTTTTAACCTGCGATCTCAATATTATCTTATATGTTTGATACTCTCGTTCAGATAGCAAACGAATTAAATAGAGGTAATATAAGCAGGGCCGGTAAGATGATTTTAGACTTAACTAGAGACGAAGATAATGAAAATATACTAAAAGTATCCTCAGAGATAGAGCGATTACTTAGGGAAATAGAATCTAGGGATTCTTTCGTTGACTATCTAGGAGAGGAAGCTATTGAACTTGATCAGATAGAACAAGAAATGAACGAGCTAAGGAAAAGAAAGCTAAAGATCTTATCGGTATATCTTTTGAGAAAGCTTAGCAAGGGAAATCTGATCATCGAGAATATAATCAAACGGAATTTCGTATCTCAGAAACCCCAAACCTATATGTGAGGAGCCGCGGCCGGGATTTGGACCCGGGGCCTCTGCCTGCCCAGGATTTTACCAGGGCAGCGCTCTAGCCAGGCTGAGCTACCGCGGCACAGTTATCTAAGAATCAAGAGTAGTTCAAAAATTTAACCTAAGGAGGTTTGGAGTCAAATCAGAACTTAATGCCCCATATTATCAAAGTGGATTTATTGTTTAGGAGCTGTATACCTTGGAGGTTTAGGACAAGCACTCATAACTAACGTTTCTGATAAGTTCTTGGCTAGCGATCAGAGTTGCTAGGGGTAAATATTTCCAAAATATTAACGTAGACTTAGACAAGTTAAGATATAATGTAAGTTATCAGGGCGAAAACATGGATTATTCCAAAAAGTCTCTAATCCTCCTTTCAGTTTAAGGAAGTTAGACATGGGTACTTTAACAATAGCTTAATGATATCTGAAAGGATAAACATCATAATGAACGAAAGTTATACATTGCTATCATAGCGCTTCTCTAAATCCCTTAAGGACGTAGTCTGGAGGTCTCAATCCTAGTTGCGCTCCGCACCGGCAAGCAAGATAATAAGTTAGAGCCCATTCTCTTTATCTTGACGGTATCCAAAGGGGGCAGAAGACTCCGTCCCCAAGGATGGATAGTCCCTTTGTAGTCAATCTAAATACAAAAAAGGACTCACATACCTTAATAACAGTGACTGACGGAGTAAGCTTCACCGAGACGCCTTGGTTAAAGCGGGAGTTGATGTGATACGTCTTTGCTCCTGGCAGTAGTCCTTAGGATATCATGTTCACTTTTGGGTGGTGAGACTCTCAGATGTGGAGCTCCGCCCTCTACCCTCTGGGCAGAAGCTTCCATGTATGGATATGTAAGAAACGTTATTTTCAGGTAGAAACATACAACTATAGTCGATAGTCCCCTCTGGGCAAGGTGGAGCTGAGAAGGAGGAGACCCCTACCTTGAGATGGAAGCCACGTTCGCTAGATCGGGGTGGGTTCACAGTGAGTAAACCATCTATCTGATACATAGTAAATCCTAGGATGAAGTCTCAATCTCTACTTTATTATGAGCACGGGTATTTTTGACTCTTGAACGACTCTACTGGAAACGCTCCCCAGTAATATCCTCTTAAACGTTGATAGACCCCTACTTCCCATAACCACCAGAGATATGTTATTCTTTTGGATGTAATCAAGGATTATTGTGCCTGGATCACCCTCTAAAGCCTCTCCTACCCCTTTTATGCCTGCGCTGTGTACTTCCTGTAATGCCTTATCTACATCCTCTTTAGCCTTCTTTTCCAGTGCTTTTACCGCGTTCAATGGTGGTAATACACCCGCGTTATAGAAAATAGTCTCGTCCACAACTTCTAGGACATAAATCGTGCTTCCATATTTCTTTGCTAAGTCTATAGCTACTCGAAGAGCCTTAACTGAATGTTCCGAGCCGTCAATGGGGACAAGGATCGATTCAAACATTTCAATTTGTTTATAGTTAATTTTGTCCTATAAAGTGAACTACTAGATTTTCCATTACTAAACCAGGAACTAAAGCTTGATCAAGATGATGTCAATGATTCTACTGCCCCTGACGTTTAATTTATCTTATTCAATCTTCTTTCTCTCTGAAAGCAATAATAAAAATCTACAAGCACTAACTCTTATACATTTACATGATGTTTGCAATAGAGAATTTGCCTTGATGCTTTCCTTAAACCATTACTTTTCATGATATAGAAGCTCAAGCATAAAGCAAGTTTTGGCTCCTAATTGAAGGCGGAAATATTATCTATTCTTAACTTCAATTATCTAAAGCAATGATACGTTTCGCTGTCATGGGCTCTAAGGGCGGAGTTGGAAAATCTACCATTGTGTATGGAATATCAAGGTTGCTATCCGAAAGGTATATAGTTACTATCGTTGATTTAAGTTCATCCAGGACCATATGTAATGTATATGGAGTAAGAGGTAGTTTAATGGATGGTCATGATTACATTGTAGACCAAGGTAACCTTAAGATTATCTCACTTTACTCTCAATTATCAGGTAACGCAAACCTGGCCAAGTTTAAGGATATATATCTAGATCTCATAACCGAGACCGATTACTTAATCTTAGATTATGGCGTACATTTATACGATAAACTAGTCTCCGACGAACTGATAGTATTCTACGAAAACATGTCAGTTCCAACACATTTGATTGCAGTGAGTACACCTCAGGAATTTATTATCAGTTCTACAGAAAAGATGTCGGAATCATATATTAATCTGGTTCATGGTATTAAGGAAGATGCTCAAGTAGTACTTGAATACTTTGTTTTAAATATGGTAAGAGAAAAAACAAAATTCAAAACGTTAGCGAAACCTAAGATGGGCTTTGTTGAAATTCCGTTCTATAGAGACTTGTCTTTTAATGGATTTTGGAATGCCAATATACCAAAGGAAATAGTATCCATGGCAAACAACTTTGAAGGTTTTTTGGAGTCGAGAGGTTAACCCTCATGCTTGAAAATTGTTTCAGATTTTATAGTCAAAACTAGTTTTCGTCTAACTTCTTATTCCTTCTCTCTTCAGGCCCTGGTTACTATTAAGACCTGGTTACTATTAAGAACTGCCTTTCCTCTTTGCTATTATTTTACTCTTTCATTAATAATATCAACAGAAAGACACTATATAAATAAAAAATCATTTCCAACTTCTCCCTAAAATGCATAGTGAATAACTTCAATTCTCCTCGATATTAATCTCGCCAAATCTCCTTAAATCTAAAATCAAATCTTAAATTAAAATAGGCCCCAACGTTAACTTTCATAGATATTGAAGTAGAGCACTAAATAGCTTTGTAAGTAACCTTAAAATGGTTGCCCGATTGTAACGTTGATGAACCCAGTTCATATACTTGCAAGGAAAGGCGAGGTAGCAGATAAGGTGCTAGTAGTAGGAGACCCAGGTAGGGCAGAACTTCTTTCTTCTCTCCTAGATTCGCCCAAATTAGTAAATAGAAATAGAGGATTTTTGGTCTATACTGGGTTTTATAACAATACTGAGATCAGCATAGCGACACATGGAATAGGAGGACCTTCGATGGCCATAGTCTTTGAGGAATTGCATATGTTGGGAGGAAGTACCTTTGTTAGGCTAGGCACAGTAGGGGCCTTGAGGCAAGATATCAGATTAGGGGAATATATTATTCCCACAGGTGCGTCCTACAATCTAGGAGGACTTTTCTTTCAGTATCTAGGTGAACTTACCTCGGTTTCTGCAACGCCAGATCTGGAACTAACTTCCAGATTAATATCTCACTTCGAGTCATTGAGTTACAAATATCATCTAGGGAACGTGTTCAGCAGCGACGCGTTTTATGCCGAAGATGAGCATTTTGTAAAGAAATGGTCTTCCAGGGGGAACATCGGAGTGGAAATGGAATGTGCAACCCTATTCTTTCTAAGCAAGCTTAAGGGAGCTAGATCCTCCGCTGTGCTAGTGGTAAGCGACAATCTCTCAACTGGTGGGAATTGGATCTCTAAGGAAGACCTAGAGAAGAGTGTTCTTAATGGTGCAAAATCGATTTTAACTGTACTTTCGAAACTAAAACAGTAAACTACCCCGCCCTCACCGGTAGACCCAAAATCATTTTACGAAAAATAATTCTGGTTGGGTAGTATCAGATTCGTAAAAAGTAATAGAATTTATTGCTTTGTGAAGAGCGCAACAAATTGAAGAAAGGTTTAAGGCGAGGAACCCGGTATTATCACGTGGTGAACCTAAGGTGGTAACACCGGGTCTTCCTCACCAAAATAATCTACAACAAATAGGATATAAATTACTTTCCATGTTAACCTTCAAGGGGAGAAGGGCGGAGGAGGTAGCGAGAGTTCTGGTCTCCGCATGCTTGTGGAAGGACTCCGTGGAGGGCAGGTCCAACGGGTACAACGTGTCACCTCAGACCGTGAGGAACTACGTGGAGGAGCAGGGAAACGAGGTTGTGGAGAAGCTCCTGGAGTCCATGAGGAGGATTTCCATGGAGATGCTCAAGGGAGTGAAGGAGGTCGACGTCTCCATAGATTGGACCACGAAGACGT containing:
- a CDS encoding methylated-DNA--[protein]-cysteine S-methyltransferase, which encodes MIKYGLFMSPLGPISVASENDEIVMLDFCKCVETTLVDNNSFRILFDRLRNYFEGKKVEFDDIPVKMPQNHFRARVFKEVRKVKWGQLVRYKDIADSLGTSPRAVGMALSKNSVLIIIPCHRVVAENGLGGYSRGIGLKKKLLILEGHNFTESV
- the thrS gene encoding threonine--tRNA ligase, whose translation is MESYRGLWLKGAIIMALNMIEEGLTPVEIGLGERDFYIDLESETALSLQEAERFAQAKSHSFEIKDGVINSNGKQIIVQGDASPSGDPKYYKVLNISVHHPSAGVQLVRIRGVSFETKEQLEDYLQWLEKASETDHRIIGERMDLFSFHDESGPGLVLFHPKGQLIRNEMINYMREINDSMGYQEVYTSHVFRTVLWKISGHYEAYRDKMLIFQKDDDELGIKPMNCPAHILIYKSRVRSYRDLPLRFSEFGNVYRWEKKGELYGLLRTRGFTQDDGHIFLREDQIKEEIRKLVTKTLDVLGKFGFSGDDVRINLSTRPDESIGTDEQWDKATKSLLDVLKELGTPFVVKEKEGAFYGPKIDFDIRDSLNRWWQLSTIQVDFNLPERFKLEYVDENGNKRRPVIVHRAIYGSLDRMIAILLEHFRGKLPTWLAPVQIRVLPISEDNVEYANKVAEVLRENRVRTELDLTGDTLSKRIKRGYDDGVPYMLILGKKESSEEKVTVRARGNIEVRGVPLSRFVKEVLEEIKTRDVENSAIKRIQG
- a CDS encoding purine-nucleoside phosphorylase, whose amino-acid sequence is MNPVHILARKGEVADKVLVVGDPGRAELLSSLLDSPKLVNRNRGFLVYTGFYNNTEISIATHGIGGPSMAIVFEELHMLGGSTFVRLGTVGALRQDIRLGEYIIPTGASYNLGGLFFQYLGELTSVSATPDLELTSRLISHFESLSYKYHLGNVFSSDAFYAEDEHFVKKWSSRGNIGVEMECATLFFLSKLKGARSSAVLVVSDNLSTGGNWISKEDLEKSVLNGAKSILTVLSKLKQ
- a CDS encoding universal stress protein translates to MFESILVPIDGSEHSVKALRVAIDLAKKYGSTIYVLEVVDETIFYNAGVLPPLNAVKALEKKAKEDVDKALQEVHSAGIKGVGEALEGDPGTIILDYIQKNNISLVVMGSRGLSTFKRILLGSVSSRVVQESKIPVLIIK
- a CDS encoding transposase: MLSGVQVPVYSQERLESLAQVMALEQFKLISPNPEKLVQAAPSLLQGNRGKDYVYLTRLGEGLGSLVGKTFTFWDQCGKVGKGKFGTVLAVDESGLTVGEKGELEALRDGVGLIPWRRKGVKARSVDLVHPVRCSLMLQFADLRGESPSLFLLHSVQEVVKHVEVDYVLADAGFLNFQVLREMPVKVVVRGKSGLKGFQQLSSLRLQESVRKVEDRTYVAYRELELDGLYYYDVVYVKDKERPRHFTFVTNFKGDPYTIAELYRLRWQIEEGFKVRKARIELVRKLRNKVFLFLYYTILDNAWNLFNRVVFGYITPGKKFISFDSFIKLL